In the genome of Podospora pseudocomata strain CBS 415.72m chromosome 7, whole genome shotgun sequence, the window tccGACGATACCAACGCAACCATTacccgcctccgcctcgaCCTAACCGAAGCCCTCCGCTCCAAATCCCAATTCCAATCCCGCCTCGCAAAATCCGACGATGAGCTCGCCCGCCTCCGCGCAAAAACCACCTCCGATTCCAAAGCCCTCGCAGACCTGACCGCCCAAGCCCGGACACTATCCCGCAAACTCCGtgaccgagaagaagaactCCGCGCGAAAAACAAGCTCGTCGCCGACGTCCAAGATGAGCTCGCCGTGCTAAACATGCAGCTCGACCAGGTGGAAAAGCAGCGCGCAAAGAGAGAGGCTGAGTACAACCACCTCCTGAGCCGGTATATGGCGCGCGTGGAGCAGGAGACCGAGGCGATGAATCTGGAGCATGACAAACCTTCTTCATCCACAAAACAGAAGAGGTGATTTTGCGCGGTGGCAAAGCAATGTTGGCATCAGCCATATTCACTGGTATACTTGTGAATGTATGGGGATATCTGAACAGAAAAGGTACGTATGCTATACATGCGGTTTCAGTCGCTCGCGCTattccttctcttcttttccgcttcctctctttctcctcctccctttttaTACATGAAAACAATCCTGACAAGCCATACTCGTGCGAAGTATTCAACGCTTTCAACCTAAACCCAACAAACAGACCATATAACCGTCCTCCATTTCCATCCTAGCACCGCGCTTTTTAGGAACGCTCAACGTTttcaaaaaacaaaaacgctCCTTGTCCTaacagaaacaaaagaaaaaagagacagGAAAATTACTTCCTCGTCGAAATACAATACGTCCCCGCCGCCCCCGTCCAGCTGACGTACTCCTCCGGGTACGTCAAATGCTCCACATCCAAGATCGACGAAGCGACATCGTTCTCAGCCAGCTTGTTGTCGTGCACAAACGTCTTAAGCGACACAATCTTGCATCCAATCTTGAGGTCGAGAAACATGTTGACGAGGTTGTCGTTGAGCTGCGAGGTGAAGGCCTGATTGTTCACCAGCACCACGTCGGCCCGCTTAAGGGACTCGAGGATCGGTTCGTTCTTACGGAAATCGCCCCTCTCGAGGTAGACCTTTCCGGGCGCTACCCCCCACAGCCGGCAGCGGGCGGCGAATTCCTTTTTCTGCGCGTCGGCGAGGTTGCAGGCGTTTTCCATCATTTCGCACCCCCAACTTTCGCAGCCTATTTCGAGGGCTGCTTGGAGCACGACGTTGCCAACGCCGGATCCCAGATCGACAAAAACCATGTCCGACGTCAGTTGGGTGCGCTCGAAAATGTCCGAgatgaaggggtggaggagctcgccgTAGACGTTGTCGGTGCCGTTTTCGTACTTGGCGAGGAGCTCGACTTTGGGGGCTACGGTGCGGTCGTATACCTGGTCTAGGATGAAGGCGACGAGTTCCTGCGGGACTCCTCGCATGTTTTCTAGGTTCTTGGCGATCACACCTTTGCGCTGGAGGGCGAACAGACTTTCGCTATATTCTTTGAGCGCTTCTTTGAAACCCTTGCCGTCGTTTAGATTTTTGCAGCGTTCTAACCGGCGGTAGATGCCGGAGTTTTGGTCTAGAAACGGGCGGGCTTCCTCTTCGGAGAGGTAGATGGATGCGACGTGGCGGACAACGGTCAGGATGTCTTGAGCGCCTTCGATCTTGTCTTTACCTTTTACCAGTTCGTATctgtggaagaggtggacTGTTAGCTTTTTTCAATGCGCGCATATTGACTTGCACCTTTGTCGAGAACAAAAGATGGCAGTTGTAGAAGGTAGATATTAATATAGAACAAGCGTACTTCTCCCTGTGGTTCGAGCCCGGGTAGCGCAACCGGACGCCTACCTCATCTCTTGACAGTCCCATAACCGGTTGGCACTTTTCGCTGAGGCTGGCGACTTCGACGGCGTGAATTACTGGCAGCAACTCGCCTTCGGACTCCCTGTCGCCCTTCCACATCTTTGGGTGGCGGACCCGGCGGTTGGGGTCATGTCGTCGCAGCTGTTCGAGACGCTTGAGGCGCTTTCGTGGGTCGAGCTGGTCTTGCCAGTCGTCGTCGGAGGCGGAGTCAGAATCGGAGTCTGAGTCGAAGGacggggaggcgggggagtgGCTGGCTCGAGGTCGCTTTCGGCTGTTGCTGGATgtagaggaggaaggggctTTCAGGGCGGATGATGGGTCGAGGTAGCGGGAGGAGCCATTTTGGGACTTGCGGGCggagggcgggaggggggatgcgcgaggtgttgaggttgtggagggggatgcgcgcaccgaggaggaggggattcgggaggtggaggggggggcggaAGTAGGTTTTGGCTTGGGTTTTTCGGGGAGGGTCTTCTTTACGGCGCGGACTTCGGTTTTTACTTTGAATTTTGATTTTTGGTTGAAGATACTCATCTTCGAGGTGGGACACGCTGGTGAGGCttcgggggcggggggagggggggggggtttgttggtaAAGTGGAGAAGCAGGGGGTATATGAGGGCGGTTTTGACCAAGAatagggggaggagggttgggcGTAgagtggtggttggaggggttcgCAGGTGAAGCTGTATGGAATGGGATCTGAGAATGGAACGGGAGCGACGACGCGTGGCGCTGGCGCGACGGGAATATCGCTGTCGCAAGTATGAAAGACCGCTGTGAAGACGTCTTAGATAGTTGGGCTATATGAAGAGTGTCCGCCAAGGGTATAGTCGTCTTGTGGTACCGTATAGTCAGGAGAGGGGTCGTTGCTGGACGtgggttgcggtggtggtgagacaCAGGTGTGGGAGGATTTCAGCTCGGTGAGGCGGCAGCGCTCATTTTCTCCCCGCTGAGCGTCAAGGCAAGGCGGCTTTGGCAGCTGCCGGCTCGCAGAAAGGCCGTGCTAGCGACCCTGCACTGTGGTGCCATTTCTCGAAGTCATGTGACTCGACTTGGCGGGACAGGTGCGAGTGGGGCAGGCGATAACGAGATAAGACGATATCGTCCGATAAGGAGCACCGATACGGATACAACCTCTCAGATTCCTGTGTAAGTGGACGGTTGGCCTCCTTGTATTATCTCAGAGATCTCAGAGTACAGCACTTCAGTTTTGAGGCATGCTGATTGTACAAAGTCTCACACACGAGCCACACGAGCCTGCTATGGTCTCAGTGTGAGGACCCTGTGTATCACCACGGAGCTTACGACGGACTCTCATGGAGATGACCATCTGTCTGCTTCTCAGACCACCACACTGGAGGCCCCTTGGTACTCTGAAGAGTGAGATAGAGCATCTCAACGGCCCTCGAAGCAATTGAAGCTGAATAGACGTGACACGAATCACATGCTCACGTGTAAAAAAGATTGTTCTGGTCCGTTCTACTGTATCCAGCTGGTTGGGATCACTGATCTACTGGTCTGTGAACATTTATCCGATCGAAATTGAGGGAATCCAACAAAGGACATTCGCTCGTGATTGGGAAGCTTGAAGTGCATGCTCGGAGcagggggtgaggggagaAATCGTCTGATCGTCTTGTCAGGCGACGAGAACAAGCGGCTGCCCACGCCTCTAGCTCTTGAAGCTCAGGCAAATTAGCTTGAAGGTGGAAATTCGTGGCCAGCAGAAACTGGGATCTTGTACAACAGCAAAAGGCGATGGTAGTGGCTGTCAACGCTGTCAAGAGATTGGTGCAATGCCAAGGCTCACATCTATGACGTCATGGATCGCAACGTCCTTCGTTTGCAGCCACAACGTCGCGAGACTGTTGCTTTGTGCTTCAAAGCCCAACCGTTACGTCAATCTCCCCATTTCCGGGGTGTTTGTCCGCAGTGGATTCTGGAGCTGGTTTTACACACGTgtgtgtggaggaggagagctgtCATCAAAATCCCTGAAtgctcgccatctccaccgaGGAATATTCACAAGCTTAACAGTCGCATTGCAGATCTAGAGCAGTCACAATGGGTAGATGGCAGACATGTTCCACACCTCACACGGCGGTCGGCACGCGGGAAGCCGATTCGTTTATGGGAACCGGCCGCCAAGATGGGTTCAGGAATCGGCCAGGTGGTTCAGGGCCATCGAATCAGGGCGGTGGGATCTGGAGAGCTTTGTTTGGGATGACAACAGCCATGGCCCGCAGCTGGAGCTGTGACGCATGCATTGAATCGCGGGAAGAGCTCGAATCCATGCTGGGCCAGAACCCCTGCCGGTGATCTGCCAGCTTCATGGCAGTGTCTCTCACTCTCTCCTCTGTGAGCTGCATGTTCGTGGTGCTGTGTCGTGTAAGGGTTGCAGCTACTGGCTATTTGCTCTATGCCCCATTGAGGGAAAGGACCAGTCAAACTGGGTGACTGGCTGTGGCTCGACGACTCAAGCAGGATCAAGGAAGCCGTCTGTatctctctccttcctttTGGTATGACGCATTCAATCATTTCACAAGTGCTCCCCACGCTGCAACGTCACTTCTTGGTCCCTCCTGGTCTTgtcctctcttttcttgctTACTGGTATTAAACGGcctcccaccgccacccgtGATCATACACCGGTCATCCTCTAAAACCTCGTTACTTCCCAGACCTTGTCTGCATATTCCACTTTACCTCGAGACACACGACTCGCAGCATTCGATACCCCGATACCCCGCCCACAGTTTAGTTgtcgtttttttttttttttgagatACCCCCAGGACTCTACTAGTGATACCCTGTTTCCTATCAGCCAGCTCCCAGATCCAACCGTCATGGCTACCAACGGCGCAGCGAAGGTCAACAGACCAACCAACActaaggagaaggaggccgatGTCAACCGCAAGCTTCAGTTCTACGGTATTGCCAGTGCCTTCCAGAATGGCAAGGTGCCATCGGTATGTTTGCTTCTCAGCAAGAATCTCTCGTTTGCCTGTCTCTAACAATGCCTCCAGAACGACCAAATCGATGTCGCCCTGAGCAGCTTCCTCGAGTCTAAGGCGCTCTCGAACCCCTCATCCAAGTTGTCTGGCGATGGAAAGGCGCTCGTTGCTGATTTCAGAGAAGTGGTGAAGCAAGCAAAGAACCTCCTTCTGTCCAAGAACGAGGGCAACCTGCTTCAAGATTTCATCTGGCAAACACAGCAATTCGACCCCAAAACCGTCAATGTTCCTGGTGCTCCCGTTGACAAGGACACGGCGCAGCAACATGGTAACCAGGCTCTTGAGGGTTTCCGCACCCTCGGAACCCTGATCATCACCAATGGCCAGTTCCGCAAACTTCGTAAGTTGTCTTTCTTCTGGAAGGGACCAGTCACCATGCTAACTCATGCCCAGTCAAGGACGCTACTATACTTCTCCGCGATATGgctggtgacgccgccaccaaTGCGGCTGCCCGCGTTAAGCCTTCACATGAGGATCTTAACCAGATTGACACTCCGGCTGCGGACAACACCTGGCACGAGGCCCCCGATTTCAAGCaaggcaaggaggagatgaagaacaAGTTGGGCAGCTACTACAAGGGTAATCCCAAGGAGGATGCgaaggctgttgctgccgaggGCACCTCCACTGCCCATCCCACTGGATCCTCTGACCCCAGAGATTTGGCTGGCACTGCGGCTCGCGAGCAGGCTCATGGCGGATCAACCGGCATCAATGCTGTCGGTGGTGCCCAGGCCGCCACTAATGCCGCAAAGCGCCAGCTCGATGCCAACCTTGAccaggaggccaaggacaaggccaaggcgaagaaggacgagTATCGTGCCCGTACTAAGGATTACTTCTCCAAGAAGATGCCCCAGGAGCGCCGCGAGCAGACTATCTGGCGTCTCAAGGTAAGTCCTGTTGAACACCATTTTTGTCTCTTCCGTTCTAACATTGTTTGCAGAAAATGGTTCTGGAGTGCCAGCAGCATCCCGATTATCacgccgccatcaccaccttgttGAACCTTGCTGAAATGTACGGTGATCATGCCAACCGGTTGGCCAAGGGCGGCACTGGTACTGTCAAGGAGACCCGCACTGGTTTGGCCCAGGCCGAGGGCGACCTCAAGACTTTGATCGAGCGCTTTGCCAACGGCACTTCCACTGACGACCTTTGGGCCTCGATCAATGCCATCTATGAGGACGCCGACCGGGATCCTGAGCTCAAGGGCTGGTTCAGGTCCTTGAACGTCTACATCCGCCGCTGCCTCCAGGAGCAAGGCTacatcctcgacgacgatTCCAACGTTCAGTGGAACGCCCTCTACGACCAGGGCAACTACCTTCTCCGCACCAAGTACCGCGTCCACACCGATCGCATTGTCGATGAGATCAAGTTCTTGGGTGACCAGTTTGATCAGGACCCCCAGAACAAGGCTTTCGCCAACTCGTTGACCAAGCTCTTCACCGAGCTCGGCAATGATGAGAATGGCAAGCCCACCTTTAAGCCCCATCTGGTCAAGGATCTTACCGATGTCATCCTCCCAGCCATGTTTGAGAAGATCGCATATATCCCTGTGCCACGCATAGAGTACTCTGACCATCAGATTGATGCGGTCATTGAGAACCTTGTTCTTGAGAGCGACAACTTCATGCCCAACATTCTCGAGATTGCTAGTGAGAACTACATGCGATTTGGGCGCAAGAATTTGAgcaacaagagcaagcaCTCGATCGATATCAAAGTTGCCGGAGTCCAGATGGATTTGCGCGATGTCAGCTACTACATCAAGCGCAAGCAGggcttcccctccctcaccgacACGGGTGTGGCTAACATCCTGCTCGCCGGCGATGGGTTCAGCTTTCGTATGAAGATGGCTACCCCCGACGAGCGGGATTCGCAGAACTTTTTCAAGATTGACAaggtggatgttgatgtcAAGAACCTGCACATCAAGCTGTCCAAGTCTAACCACAAGCTTCTGTTCGGCCTCTTCAAGCCCATCATGCTCAAGGTCCTCCGCCCTGGTCTGCAGAAGGCTTTGGAgaaggccatcaaggaccAGGCGGTCAAGCTGGATAGAATTCTCTTCCAGATCAAGCAGGAGGCCGACCGTGCCATGGATCAAGCCCGTGAGGATCCCGAGAATGTTCCCAACATTTACAACCGCTACGTCACTGCGGCCCAGAAGCAGATTCTGCAGGGCAAGCAGAAGGCCGAAGCCGTTGCGGCTGACAAGAAGGTCAACTacgccatcaccaaggagGACAGCATGTTCCCCAACATCCACCTTCCTGGCGGCATCAGCTCCAAGGCCACCGAGTACAAGGAGCTTGCCCGCAAGGGTGACAAGTGGGAGAGCCCTGTCTTTTCGATTGGCAGCGCCTCCAAGAGCCGTGACATCCCTCCCGCCCCTACCGTCACTCGCAAGCCGCACACCACCTCGGCTgacactgctgctgcccatggCGGTGCTTATGCCGGTAATGACGGTGCTTATGCTGGCAACGGCGGTGCCTATACAGGTAACGGCGGTGCCTATGGTGGTAACGGCAGTGCTCATGTTGGCAATGGTGGCGCCTACTCCAACGGCGGTGCCTACTCCAACGGCGGCGCCTATGCCCATGGTGGTGCTCTTAATGGCAGCGCTCTCAATGGTGGCGCCCTCAAGGACAAGACCCAGCTTCCACCAGCCGCTACCACGACTGCACCCGCTGGTTATGCCGTTTAAGGAGGTGATGTgattgtttttgttgtggAAAGAAAAAGTGAGTGGGCTTTTGGGATTATGATACCAGAGTGCAACAGGTTTTTCGGAAAAGGGAGTCAAGTTTTTTTTATACCCAGTTACAGTAATAATGAG includes:
- the DOT1 gene encoding Nucleosomal histone H3-Lys79 methylase (EggNog:ENOG503NVIQ; COG:B): MSIFNQKSKFKVKTEVRAVKKTLPEKPKPKPTSAPPSTSRIPSSSVRASPSTTSTPRASPLPPSARKSQNGSSRYLDPSSALKAPSSSTSSNSRKRPRASHSPASPSFDSDSDSDSASDDDWQDQLDPRKRLKRLEQLRRHDPNRRVRHPKMWKGDRESEGELLPVIHAVEVASLSEKCQPVMGLSRDEVGVRLRYPGSNHREKYELVKGKDKIEGAQDILTVVRHVASIYLSEEEARPFLDQNSGIYRRLERCKNLNDGKGFKEALKEYSESLFALQRKGVIAKNLENMRGVPQELVAFILDQVYDRTVAPKVELLAKYENGTDNVYGELLHPFISDIFERTQLTSDMVFVDLGSGVGNVVLQAALEIGCESWGCEMMENACNLADAQKKEFAARCRLWGVAPGKVYLERGDFRKNEPILESLKRADVVLVNNQAFTSQLNDNLVNMFLDLKIGCKIVSLKTFVHDNKLAENDVASSILDVEHLTYPEEYVSWTGAAGTYCISTRK
- the ATG16 gene encoding autophagy protein 16, interacts with Atg12p-Atg5p (COG:U; EggNog:ENOG503P5FB), which encodes MQNWRTEYITGIKDAEKQHPVNRELIAAYSQLCDRLSNLEAEKALLQSQQQQQQQQQQQQPPLSSSRKTTTTTPPPTSSASSDDTNATITRLRLDLTEALRSKSQFQSRLAKSDDELARLRAKTTSDSKALADLTAQARTLSRKLRDREEELRAKNKLVADVQDELAVLNMQLDQVEKQRAKREAEYNHLLSRYMARVEQETEAMNLEHDKPSSSTKQKR
- a CDS encoding hypothetical protein (EggNog:ENOG503NV0P; COG:S) yields the protein MATNGAAKVNRPTNTKEKEADVNRKLQFYGIASAFQNGKVPSNDQIDVALSSFLESKALSNPSSKLSGDGKALVADFREVVKQAKNLLLSKNEGNLLQDFIWQTQQFDPKTVNVPGAPVDKDTAQQHGNQALEGFRTLGTLIITNGQFRKLLKDATILLRDMAGDAATNAAARVKPSHEDLNQIDTPAADNTWHEAPDFKQGKEEMKNKLGSYYKGNPKEDAKAVAAEGTSTAHPTGSSDPRDLAGTAAREQAHGGSTGINAVGGAQAATNAAKRQLDANLDQEAKDKAKAKKDEYRARTKDYFSKKMPQERREQTIWRLKKMVLECQQHPDYHAAITTLLNLAEMYGDHANRLAKGGTGTVKETRTGLAQAEGDLKTLIERFANGTSTDDLWASINAIYEDADRDPELKGWFRSLNVYIRRCLQEQGYILDDDSNVQWNALYDQGNYLLRTKYRVHTDRIVDEIKFLGDQFDQDPQNKAFANSLTKLFTELGNDENGKPTFKPHLVKDLTDVILPAMFEKIAYIPVPRIEYSDHQIDAVIENLVLESDNFMPNILEIASENYMRFGRKNLSNKSKHSIDIKVAGVQMDLRDVSYYIKRKQGFPSLTDTGVANILLAGDGFSFRMKMATPDERDSQNFFKIDKVDVDVKNLHIKLSKSNHKLLFGLFKPIMLKVLRPGLQKALEKAIKDQAVKLDRILFQIKQEADRAMDQAREDPENVPNIYNRYVTAAQKQILQGKQKAEAVAADKKVNYAITKEDSMFPNIHLPGGISSKATEYKELARKGDKWESPVFSIGSASKSRDIPPAPTVTRKPHTTSADTAAAHGGAYAGNDGAYAGNGGAYTGNGGAYGGNGSAHVGNGGAYSNGGAYSNGGAYAHGGALNGSALNGGALKDKTQLPPAATTTAPAGYAV